From Acidianus brierleyi:
ATGGAGGAACTTAAATTCCATCTTGCTAAAGACGATGGTCTAATAATATATGGATTGGAAGAAATAAGAAAAGCTATTGAATTAGGGGCAGTAGACAGTTTAATAGTATATGATGAAGATAATCCAGAATTACAAAAAATTACTCAAGAAGCAGAAAAATATGGTACTAAAGTATATGTTGTTGGCGACGAACTACCAGAAGCAGAATGGGTAAAGAAAACTTTTGGTGGAGCTGTAGGTAAATTAAGGTATAGAATATCGTAAAAAATTATAAGATTTTTCTTCTTTTCATTTCTTCCATTATTTTGCTTAAAGGTATTGGAGGTAAGATACCATAACTATCCTTAAATTCTTTTTCTAATTCTGAAATTTCCATGTGTCCTTTTTCGTCCAATATTTTTTTAGTTAAGTTAATTTCGTCTTCCCAATAATTCCATGGGTACATAAACCACGTCCAATCTGTTACGGTTTCTGCATAAAAATCTGGTTCATACTTGGAAGCAGTTTTTATATGCTGCATAGTAGCTGTTTTAATTTCAGAAGGGTTAAAATTCTCCTTAACATATTTTTCTGCTATTATAAGGCTATCTCCTGTATCGGTTATATCATCTATTATAATAACTTTTTTTCCACCTAAATCCACCTTAAATGGATACTTTATTTTTGCCTCTGGAGTGTGGGAAGCAGTAACTACCCAATGCTCAACCTTAATCGAAATTAAGTCGAGAATTCCTAAAACGTCAGCTACTATCCTAGCCGGTACTAATCCACCTCTAGCTATAGCTATTATCATATCTGGCGAATAAGAATCTCTAATTTTATCTGCTAATCTTGTAGACCATTCTACTGCTTCTTCCCATTTTACAACCTTTACGGGAATTTTTGGCAAATTCCTTACCCAAATATTATATTAATAAACAT
This genomic window contains:
- a CDS encoding phosphoribosyltransferase codes for the protein MPKIPVKVVKWEEAVEWSTRLADKIRDSYSPDMIIAIARGGLVPARIVADVLGILDLISIKVEHWVVTASHTPEAKIKYPFKVDLGGKKVIIIDDITDTGDSLIIAEKYVKENFNPSEIKTATMQHIKTASKYEPDFYAETVTDWTWFMYPWNYWEDEINLTKKILDEKGHMEISELEKEFKDSYGILPPIPLSKIMEEMKRRKIL